The Campylobacter sp. CN_NE2 region CTTCGCATTTCTTGCCACTCGCCGCTTTGAAATTCCTTTTTGTGCCAGTTATATTGCGTGGAATCCTTAAAATACTGCTCGTGGCAACCATAACAGCTTGGCATTGTGCGTGAATGACAGGCTTGGCAGGTTAGATTTTCGTGGATTTCGCTTTTGTGATAGGGTAAATTTGATAGCGGCACAATTTCATAGCTTTTGCCGTCCTTTTTGCGATAAATGAGCGTTTTATCGCCGTTTTTTGCGACATTGTAAAGCGGAGAGTTTTTTTTGCGAGTGTAAGCGATTTCATCAAAAATTTGCAAATTTGGATTTAAATTTGCTAGTTTTTTTGCCGTTTCGTTCGGGGTGTCAAATTTAGGCTCATGGCAATCAACACAACTTATATCAACAGCTTCTCGCATATTTTTGTGTGCCTTTAAATCGCCCATAACGCCGTAGCTTGTGTGGCAATCAACGCAATCAAGTCCTGCTTTTTTGTGGTGAATATCAGCTTCAAGCTCGTAAAAATGGCGTCCGTCAGCGAGTGTGTGAGCGCGGTCAAACGGGGCTTTTACGCCTTCGCTTTCAAATTTGCCAAAATACGAAAGCCCGATACGGGCTGAGCGATTATGACATTGAGTGCAGTTTGAGCTTGGAATTTGTGTTGTAAATTTAGTGTGTGAAGCTTTTAAATTTGGCGAATTTTCTAAATTTGCAGTGTTTGAGTTTGACAGGTTTTCTAAATTTACTGAGTTTTCTAAATTTGCCAAATTTACGCCATGACAAGCCACGCAACCACCGCCTTTGGCTAAATCTTTGTTCTCAAAAACTTCTCTTTTTTGATCGATATGACAAGCATTACACGCCCTTTGAAAATGGTTATTAGCTAGGGCTTTTAGCTCAGCCTTGCTTAAATCATGGCTTGTAGATTTTTCTACCCAATCTTCGATTAAATTCGCTCGAATTGGGCTTTGCGACTGCATCGGAGAGATCGAAACTCGTGCTATTTGATTTGCATGGCAAGAGTTACATTTTTTTTTCGCATTTACTAGGCTTGCGGGATTTTTTATCAAATTTAAATGAGCGATTTTTTCGTTATTTGAATTTACGCCATCATGGCAATCTATACAGCTTAAATCATCATGCGACGGGCTTGGGGAAGTGAAATTTTCGTGGCAAGTTAGACATAAATTTGATAAATTTGGCAAATTTGAGTTATGATTTTTAACGCTAGAATTTGCCAAATTTATCAAATTTGAAGCGTTTTGTGAAGCAAATTTGAAATCAAAAAATTCTAAGCCCGTCCAAACGCACAGGCTTAGAATCAAAATCGCTAAAATCCCCTTAGCAACCTTCAAATTGCGCTCCGCCCGTCGGTTTTGGAGCGCTTACTTCGCTTTCATCGGCTTTGGCGCCAAATTCGTCTATCATACCTTCATCGGCTAGGCGTTGAATAACATCATCATAGCTTTCCCATGCTTTTTTGTTGTAAGCGTCTGCTTGGATTGCCTTTTTTGCGTATGCCCTAGCAAGTGTGAGATTGTTTTTTGCCACAGCTTCGCGTGATAAATTTACAAAATGTTCCGCCTGCGCTTTTGAAGTATTGTAGCTTTGCAAATTTTCCGCAAAACCAAAACTGCAAAGTAAAACCATGCTTAAAATTATCTTTTTCATCATTTTCTCCTATGAATTTATCGTCACATAATAAACATTTGGTTCAAGCCCGTCGCTCTCTTTTAAGCGAGTTATACTTGTCGCCTTAGCCAAAATTTGCGAAACATCGCTATTTGGGTCATTTAAATCGCCAAAATTTCGCGATTTGCCCACGCAGGTGGTTACACAAGCCGGAAGCAAACCTTTATCCACTCTTGGGGCGCAAAATGTGCATTTATCGACGCTTTGTTTGTGTTCGTCGTAATATCTGGCGTTGTAAGGACAGGCTACCATACACGCCTTACAGCCTATGCAAAGGGACGGATCGACGATGACGATGCCGTCTTTTTCACGCTTGAAACTAGCTTCTGTCGGGCAAACAGCCACGCATGGGGAATTTTCGCAGTGGTTACAAAGAACAGGCAAGAAATTTAAAATCGGATTTCCTGCATTATCTTCGTTTTCGACTTCAAAAACCCTTGTGCGATACGCTTCTTTGAAAAGCGGCACTTCCCACTCGGTTTTACACGCTACATAACACGCATCGCACCCGATACAGCGATCGCCGATAATCACCATAGCTAGGTTTTTTTCTTTTTTGTGATTTTTATTTATTAGTGAGTTCATCTTACGCCCTTTCAAGTCTAACAAAGCCGTTGTTTAAGCCGCTACAACCACTTACCGGATCAATGTCATTACTACAAAAATAAACATCGCTAATGCCCTTATCAAAGCCGCTCTTCCACTCTTTGCTAACATGCCCAAAGCCGTGG contains the following coding sequences:
- a CDS encoding multiheme c-type cytochrome, which produces MKVAKGILAILILSLCVWTGLEFFDFKFASQNASNLINLANSSVKNHNSNLPNLSNLCLTCHENFTSPSPSHDDLSCIDCHDGVNSNNEKIAHLNLIKNPASLVNAKKKCNSCHANQIARVSISPMQSQSPIRANLIEDWVEKSTSHDLSKAELKALANNHFQRACNACHIDQKREVFENKDLAKGGGCVACHGVNLANLENSVNLENLSNSNTANLENSPNLKASHTKFTTQIPSSNCTQCHNRSARIGLSYFGKFESEGVKAPFDRAHTLADGRHFYELEADIHHKKAGLDCVDCHTSYGVMGDLKAHKNMREAVDISCVDCHEPKFDTPNETAKKLANLNPNLQIFDEIAYTRKKNSPLYNVAKNGDKTLIYRKKDGKSYEIVPLSNLPYHKSEIHENLTCQACHSRTMPSCYGCHEQYFKDSTQYNWHKKEFQSGEWQEMRSFLRFESPALGERNDGKIAPFAPGCQVIGTVYDKNVSKFYSMSMASWDPHTTGAAKTCVECHFSSTALGFGRGNLEFENENLKFSPYFEANATKFGFSYSIDAFVEANGTQNQHASKNDKALNKTQIQKIVNAYKCVICHDKWEDKIYENFELSKDKFNQGLTKCMD
- a CDS encoding 4Fe-4S dicluster domain-containing protein, which produces MNSLINKNHKKEKNLAMVIIGDRCIGCDACYVACKTEWEVPLFKEAYRTRVFEVENEDNAGNPILNFLPVLCNHCENSPCVAVCPTEASFKREKDGIVIVDPSLCIGCKACMVACPYNARYYDEHKQSVDKCTFCAPRVDKGLLPACVTTCVGKSRNFGDLNDPNSDVSQILAKATSITRLKESDGLEPNVYYVTINS